A single genomic interval of Vanessa atalanta chromosome 12, ilVanAtal1.2, whole genome shotgun sequence harbors:
- the LOC125067829 gene encoding furin-like protease 2 isoform X2 encodes MQQRELRRVKRDQRPRHVMRQSPLSFPDPLFKEQWYLNGGAADGLDMNVGIAWRKGYTGKGVVITILDDGIQPNHPDLLQNYDPAASTDINGNDTDPTPQDNGDNKHGTRCAGEVAAVAYNKYCGVGIAYNASIGGVRMLDGLVNDAVEAKALGFNTHHIDIYSASWGPEDDGKTVDGPGPLARRAFINGVTNGRGGKGSIFIWASGNGGRHTDSCNCDGYANSIFTISISSATQGGYKPWYLEECSSTLASTYSSGTPGRDKSVATVDMDVQLRPDHICTVDHTGTSASAPLAAGICALSLEANSLLTWRDMQHLIVMTSRSQPLEKEEGWIVNGVKRKVSHKFGYGLMDAGQMVSLAEQWVNVPPQHICKSQEINEDRSIETSFGYTISVHMDVNGCSGTMNEVRFLEHVQCKISLSFFPRGNLRILLTSPMGTTSTLLFERTHDATSSNFDDWPFLSVHFWGENAEGRWTLQIINAGNNHVTQPGVLKKWQLIFYGTATNPIRLQNKSYFNSINVQQDEKTYHINDIYDASEYSQFLNEIELGVSDRRSYTKNIPSAQRKNVLADANDKQVQRMCDPECDSQGCYGKGPTQCVACKHYRLDNSCVSRCPPRSFVNQGGVCWPCHESCETCAGAGQDSCLTCAPAHLLVVDLAVCLQQCPDGYYEDQDANACFPCAEHCDTCSEKADMCSSCVHSYVLHNGSCLAICPPGTYQNENFGCMQCHESCESCNGPSETSCISCRIGDYAFKGRCLSKCPAGNYADIQKRECIPCPIGCLICTYAICSVCQEKWILTKRGNCQPNGNDKCDTNEYYEGGRCKNCHSTCEKCSGPNEWDCLSCSSPLLLQGSRCVAECGQGFYQTAGSCSKCPHTCTNCVSRLNCTACAGALRLQSGTCRATCAPGYYPDEGTCSKCYLSCETCTGPRRDQCALCPPDWRLAAGECRPECPQNFFPWGDSCRRCHHYCQDCHGAGPQRCTSCPPHFSLESGLCVECLSSQYYEPRTRTCRPCHDSCRSCSGPGPTSCVTCAHPLRLDRVNHKCLPCCTESMVTLYLSTNQSSDCCHCDRDVGGCLNESSAGKRRIAENIGARMTASFFVDDAKDTGNILRDRDLLIILSVGATVVLISIAMIALRFRSKRRKHLKVFPRTIYSQLTSVDEDYTSVSLAHTALRIKPSENHVREEPT; translated from the exons GATCCTGCTGCTTCGACAGATATAAATGGAAATGACACCGATCCCACGCCGCAGGACAATGGCGATAATAAACATGGCACCCGTTGTGCCGGCGAAGTCGCTGCGGTTGCCTATAACAAATATTGTGGTGTAGGCATCGCATACAATGCTAGCATAGGAGGCGTGAGAATGCTGGATGGCCTAGTTAACGATGCAGTGGAAGCTAAAGCGCTCGGATTCAATACTCACCACATAGACATTTATAGCGCTTCCTGGGGACCCGAGGACGACGGAAAAACCGTCGACGGACCTGGCCCCTTAGCTAGAAG GGCTTTTATAAATGGAGTCACAAATGGCAGGGGAGGAAAAGGTTCTATTTTTATATGGGCATCGGGAAACGGTGGAAGGCATACCGATTCCTGTAACTGTGATGGTTACGCTAATAGTATATTTACGATATCAATATCTAGTGCTACTCAAGGTGGTTATAAACCTTGGTATTTAGAAGAATGTTCGTCTACTTTAGCCTCGACTTATAGTTCGGGTACCCCTGGCAGAGATAAAAGTGTTGCAACTGTCGATATGGATGTTCAATTACGGCCAGATCATATTTGCACAGTTGACCACACAGGTACGTCAGCATCTGCACCATTAGCAGCCGGAATTTGTGCACTCTCATTAGAAGCTAACTCATTATTGACATGGCGGGATATGCAACATCTGATCGTAATGACATCCAGATCACAGCCATTAGAAAAAGAGGAAGGGTGGATTGTTAATGGAGTAAAACGAAAAGTAAGCCATAAATTTGGTTATGGACTCATGGACGCAGGTCAAATGGTCTCACTAGCGGAACAATGGGTAAATGTACCGCCGCAACATATATGTAAGTCACAAGAAATAAATGAAGACAGGTCTATTGAAACTTCTTTTGGCTATACAATATCCGTTCACATGGACGTAAATGGCTGTAGTGGCACAATGAACGAGGTCAGATTTTTGGAACATGTTCAATGTAAAATTTCACTAAGCTTTTTTCCAAGAGGAAATTTACGGATACTGCTTACTTCGCCAATGGGAACTACGTCCACCTTATTATTCGAGAGAACTCACGATGCGACTAGTTCCAACTTTGATGACTGGCCTTTTTTAAGCGTACATTTTTGGGGTGAAAACGCCGAGGGTCGATGGACACTTCAAATAATAAACGCGGGAAATAATCACGTCACCCAACCGGGTGTGTTGAAAAAATGGCAGCTTATTTTTTACGGAACAGCCACGAATCCGATACGATtgcaaaataaaagttatttcaacTCGATTAATGTTCAACAAGATGAAAAAACCTATCACATTAATGACATTTATGACGCGTCTGAATATTCGCAATTTCTCAATGAAATCGAACTTGGCGTTTCGGATAGGCGTAGCTATACGAAAAATATTCCATCGGCCCAGAGAAAAAACGTTTTAGCGGATGCTAATGATAAGCAAGTGCAGAGGATGTGCGATCCTGAATGTGATTCGCAAGGTTGTTATGGAAAGGGGCCAACTCAGTGTGTCGCATGTAAGCATTACCGTTTAGATAATTCATGCGTGTCAAGATGTCCACCGAGAAGTTTCGTAAATCAAGGCGGTGTGTGTTGGCCTTGTCACGAGTCATGCGAAACTTGCGCTGGAGCTGGCCAAGATTCTTGCCTTACTTGTGCTCCTGCACATTTACTTGTTGTCGACCTAGCTGTATGCCTCCAGCAATGTCCTGATGGTTATTATGAAGATCAAGATGCTAATGCTTGCTTTCCCTGTGCTGAGCATTGCGATACCTGCTCGGAAAAGGCGGACATGTGTTCTTCATGTGTTCATAGCTATGTTCTACATAATGGATCATGTTTAGCTATTTGTCCTCCTGGTACATATCAAAACGAAAACTTCGGTTGTATGCAATGCCACGAATCATGCGAATCTTGTAACGGGCCAAGTGAAACATCGTGTATATCGTGCCGAATTGGAGATTATGCGTTTAAAGGTCGTTGTTTATCTAAATGTCCCGCCGGGAATTACGCGGACATTCAAAAGAGAGAATGCATACC GTGCCCGATTGGATGTTTAATTTGTACATACGCAATTTGTTCTGTTTGCCAAGAGAAATGGATTCTTACTAAAAGAGGAAACTGCCAGCCGAATGGAAATGATAAATGCGATACCA ACGAATATTATGAAGGAGGGCGTTGCAAAAATTGTCATTCCACTTGTGAGAAATGTAGCGGACCAAATGAGTGGGACTGTTTATCTTGTTCAAGCCCGTTGTTATTGCAGGGATCGAG ATGCGTTGCGGAATGTGGACAAGGTTTTTATCAGACAGCTGGAAGTTGTTCTAAATGTCCTCACACTTGCACGAATTGCGTGTCAAGGTTAAATTGTACTGCGTGTGCGGGTGCTTTGAGATTGCAATCTGGGACATGTCGGGCAACATGCGCTCCTGGATATTACCCTGATGAAGGAACTTGCTCCAAATGCTACTTATCCTGTGAGACCTGTACCGGTCCAAGAAGAGATCAATGTGCATTATGTCCGCCAGATTGGAGGCTAGCAGCTGGAGAGTGTAGACCAGAATGTCCCCAGAATTTTTTCCCATGGGGTGATAGTTGTAGAAGATGCCATCATTATTGCCAAGACTGTCATGGTGCTGGACCACAACGGTGTACATCCTGTCCACCGCATTTCTCCTTAGAAAGTGGGTTATGTGTTGAGTGCCTTAGTTCTCAATATTATGAGCCTAGAACGAGGACATGCCGTCCATGTCATGATTCCTGCAGGTCTTGTTCTGGGCCTGGGCCTACTAGTTGTGTAACTTGTGCACATCCATTGCGCTTAGATAG AGTGAATCACAAATGCCTGCCGTGTTGCACAGAGAGCATGGTTACGTTGTATTTGAGTACAAACCAATCATCCGACTGTTGTCATTGCGATAGGGATGTGG gtGGTTGCCTCAATGAATCTTCAGCTGGTAAGAGGCGCATTGCGGAGAACATAGGGGCTCGTATGACTGCGTCTTTTTTTGTGGACGACGCAAAGGACACGGGGAATATACTTCGTGATCGTGATTTATTGATCATTTTGAGTGTAGGAGCGACAGTTGTTCTCATATCTATCGCGATGATCGCTCTGAGG TTCAGATCAAAAAGACGCAAGCATCTTAAAGTATTTCCTAGGACAATTTATTCACAACTAACATCCGTAGATGAAGACTACACATCAGTAAGTTTGGCACACACCGCTTTGAGAATCAAACCAAGCGAAAACCACGTGAGAGAAGAACCAACATAG